In one Mycobacterium sp. NBC_00419 genomic region, the following are encoded:
- a CDS encoding mycofactocin-coupled SDR family oxidoreductase → MTGKLSGKVAFITGAARGQGRAHAVKMASEGADIIAVDIAGKLPDCVPYNPATPEDLAETVRLVEAAGGRIVPAVVDVRDHAGLKDAVADGVAKLGRLDIIVANAGITSPSAWDEITPEAFRDVMDVNVTGTWNTVMAGAPAIVDGGRGGSVILISSAAGIKMQPFMVHYTASKHAVTGMARAFAAELGKHNIRVNSVHPGPVNTDMGTGDMVAELGKAMETNPALNNMMLPFLPIYIAEPEDIADTVCFLASDDAKLITAEAISVDQGSTKY, encoded by the coding sequence ATGACAGGAAAGCTCAGCGGCAAGGTCGCGTTCATCACCGGAGCCGCCCGCGGCCAGGGCCGCGCGCACGCGGTGAAGATGGCGAGCGAGGGTGCCGACATCATCGCCGTCGACATCGCGGGCAAGCTGCCGGACTGCGTGCCGTACAACCCGGCCACCCCGGAGGATCTGGCCGAGACCGTGCGCCTGGTCGAGGCGGCCGGCGGGCGGATCGTGCCAGCCGTCGTAGACGTCCGCGATCACGCCGGTCTCAAGGACGCTGTCGCGGACGGCGTAGCAAAACTGGGCAGGCTGGACATCATCGTCGCCAACGCGGGCATCACGTCACCATCGGCGTGGGACGAGATCACGCCGGAAGCTTTCCGGGATGTCATGGACGTCAACGTGACTGGAACCTGGAACACCGTGATGGCAGGCGCTCCGGCGATAGTCGATGGCGGGCGCGGAGGGTCGGTGATCCTGATCAGCTCGGCGGCCGGCATCAAGATGCAGCCGTTCATGGTGCACTACACCGCCAGCAAGCATGCCGTCACCGGCATGGCCAGGGCATTCGCCGCCGAACTCGGCAAGCACAACATCAGGGTGAACAGCGTGCACCCCGGACCGGTCAACACCGACATGGGTACCGGCGACATGGTGGCCGAGCTGGGCAAGGCGATGGAAACCAACCCGGCGCTGAACAACATGATGCTGCCGTTCCTGCCGATTTACATCGCCGAGCCGGAGGACATCGCCGACACGGTGTGCTTCCTGGCCAGCGACGACGCCAAACTGATTACCGCTGAGGCGATTTCAGTCGATCAGGGCTCGACGAAGTACTGA